In Halorientalis sp. LT38, a genomic segment contains:
- a CDS encoding M20/M25/M40 family metallo-hydrolase has protein sequence MDERGREFLFELLETAAPTGFETAGQRVWIDHCSELADEVRTDAYGNAVAIHEGDPDAPTIAVTGHGDEIGFVVRRIDDDGFLHLSRIGGTDKTVSRGQHVTVRTDDGPVRGVIGQTAIHLRDGDDDEVADITEQYVDVGAADEDEARELVDVGDPLTVASGVEELQGSRLSGRAMDNRVGTWTAAEVLRHAVENDVDATVKAVSTVQEEVGGNGAQMIGFDLDPDAAVVVDVTHATDTPGLAPKRDVDVALGEGPSIRRGLPDHPVLVDALRTVAADEDRPVQLEAASNTTKTDANSLFVQRGGIPSVNVGIPTRYMHTPVEVIDTGDLTGAVEVIAGAVDRADAFAPFAVEP, from the coding sequence ATGGACGAACGAGGACGCGAGTTCCTGTTCGAGTTGCTGGAGACCGCGGCACCGACCGGGTTCGAGACCGCCGGGCAGCGCGTCTGGATCGACCACTGCTCGGAACTGGCCGACGAGGTCCGCACCGACGCCTACGGCAACGCCGTGGCGATCCACGAGGGCGACCCCGACGCGCCGACCATCGCCGTCACTGGTCACGGCGACGAGATCGGGTTCGTCGTCCGCCGCATCGACGACGACGGGTTCCTCCACCTCTCGCGCATCGGGGGGACGGACAAGACCGTCTCGCGCGGCCAGCACGTCACCGTCCGGACCGACGACGGCCCGGTCCGGGGCGTGATCGGCCAGACCGCCATCCACCTCCGGGACGGCGACGACGACGAGGTGGCCGACATTACCGAGCAGTACGTCGACGTGGGTGCGGCAGACGAGGACGAGGCCCGCGAACTGGTCGACGTGGGCGATCCCCTCACCGTGGCGTCGGGGGTCGAGGAACTCCAGGGCTCGCGGCTGTCGGGCCGCGCGATGGACAACCGCGTCGGGACCTGGACCGCCGCCGAGGTCCTCCGACACGCGGTCGAGAACGACGTGGACGCGACGGTGAAGGCCGTCAGCACGGTGCAGGAAGAGGTCGGCGGCAACGGGGCGCAGATGATCGGCTTCGACCTCGATCCGGACGCGGCGGTCGTGGTGGACGTGACCCACGCGACGGACACGCCGGGACTGGCACCCAAGCGCGACGTGGACGTGGCGCTGGGCGAGGGGCCGTCGATCCGTCGGGGGTTGCCCGACCACCCGGTGCTGGTCGACGCGCTCCGGACCGTCGCGGCGGACGAGGACCGGCCCGTCCAGCTGGAGGCGGCGAGCAACACCACCAAGACCGACGCCAACTCGCTGTTCGTCCAGCGTGGCGGCATCCCCTCGGTCAACGTGGGCATCCCGACGCGGTACATGCACACGCCGGTCGAAGTGATCGATACCGGGGACCTGACGGGGGCGGTCGAAGTCATCGCCGGGGCGGTCGATCGGGCGGATGCGTTCGCACCGTTCGCCGTCGAGCCGTAG
- a CDS encoding S1C family serine protease, whose protein sequence is MGSEQLTRRRLLATATAAAAGVAGCNTPRSDSSGNVSNPDARSLLNSTPESESVYTDVYRETIDSVVLLRVYGAAGRNGEGSGFVYDDGYVVTNQHVVANADRVRVRFTDGQWRTAAVVGTDAYSDLAVLDVPDVPASATPLSLIDGQVAVGQRVIAIGNPLGYTGSLTSGVVSGVDRSLPAPNNFRIPDAIQTDAPVNPGNSGGPLVTLDGRVAGVINSGGGDNIGFAISAALMRRVIPALIERGRYDHSFMGVSLTSVTPLIAEANDLPDADGVYIDAVRPDGPAGDVLEGSGGQSTRIDGVQVPVGGDVIVRMGEQRIQSQEALSTYLALVTSPGDTIPLEVIRDGSRTTVDLTLGERPTT, encoded by the coding sequence ATGGGCAGCGAGCAGTTGACGCGGCGACGGTTGTTGGCGACTGCGACGGCCGCGGCGGCCGGCGTCGCGGGGTGTAACACACCGCGATCAGACTCTTCGGGGAACGTCTCGAACCCGGACGCCCGGTCGCTACTGAACTCCACGCCGGAGTCGGAGTCGGTCTACACGGACGTCTACCGCGAGACCATCGACTCCGTTGTCCTGCTCCGCGTCTACGGCGCCGCCGGTCGAAACGGCGAGGGATCGGGATTCGTGTACGACGACGGCTACGTCGTCACCAACCAGCACGTCGTCGCGAACGCCGACCGGGTCCGCGTCCGGTTCACCGACGGCCAGTGGCGCACCGCAGCGGTGGTCGGCACCGACGCCTACAGCGATCTCGCGGTGCTCGACGTGCCGGACGTCCCCGCGTCCGCGACACCGCTGTCGCTCATCGACGGCCAGGTCGCCGTCGGCCAGCGCGTTATCGCGATCGGTAATCCGCTCGGGTACACCGGCTCGCTGACGTCGGGCGTGGTCAGCGGCGTCGATCGGTCCCTGCCCGCGCCGAACAACTTCCGCATCCCGGACGCGATCCAGACCGACGCGCCCGTCAACCCGGGCAACAGCGGCGGCCCGCTCGTGACCCTCGACGGTCGAGTCGCGGGCGTCATCAACTCCGGCGGGGGCGACAACATCGGCTTCGCCATCTCCGCGGCGCTGATGCGTCGCGTCATCCCCGCGCTGATCGAGCGTGGCCGGTACGATCACTCCTTCATGGGCGTGAGCCTCACGAGCGTCACCCCACTGATCGCCGAGGCCAACGACTTGCCTGACGCCGACGGCGTCTACATCGACGCGGTCCGTCCGGACGGCCCCGCTGGCGACGTCCTGGAGGGATCGGGGGGTCAGTCGACCCGCATCGACGGCGTCCAGGTCCCGGTCGGGGGCGACGTCATCGTCCGGATGGGCGAGCAGCGGATCCAGAGCCAGGAGGCGCTCTCCACCTACCTGGCCCTCGTCACGAGTCCCGGCGACACGATCCCCCTCGAGGTGATCCGCGACGGGAGCCGGACCACCGTCGACCTCACCCTCGGCGAACGGCCCACGACCTGA
- the purF gene encoding amidophosphoribosyltransferase produces MHEKCGVVGVSLQDRDAARPLYYSLYALQHRGQESAGIVTHDGFQQHSHVEMGLVGDAFSQDDLQQLNGTQGIGHVRYPTAGSVTASCAQPFSVSFKSGSLGLSHNGNLVNADEVGDRLAELGHAFTSDGDTEVIAHDLARNLLEEDLVRAVKRTMSRIHGSYSLTIMHDDTVLGVRDPEGNRPLCIGELEDGYVLASESAAIDTLDGELIRDVRPGELVVLHDDGTGYDTYQLVQSENTAHCFFEHVYFARPDSVIDDELVYEVRRELGRALWEESGIESDVVMPVPDSGRAFASGYAEAANEDPDSEGVEFAEGLMKNRYVGRTFIMPTQDERERAVRMKLNPIKSTVEGKTVTLIDDSIVRGTTSTQLVELMRDAGAEEVHVRIGAPPIVAPCYMGIDMASRDELIAADQSVADIRDEIEADSLSYLSIDSIASALSRSKADLCLGCVTGEYPYDIDGEATDREVDRPAVGTTAHADD; encoded by the coding sequence ATGCACGAGAAGTGCGGCGTCGTCGGTGTATCGTTACAGGACCGAGACGCCGCCCGCCCGCTCTATTACTCACTGTACGCCCTCCAGCACCGCGGCCAGGAGTCGGCCGGTATCGTCACCCACGACGGCTTTCAGCAGCACTCCCACGTCGAGATGGGACTCGTCGGTGACGCCTTCTCGCAGGACGACCTCCAGCAGCTCAACGGCACGCAGGGTATCGGGCACGTCCGATACCCCACCGCCGGCAGCGTCACCGCCAGCTGCGCCCAGCCCTTCTCCGTCTCCTTCAAGAGCGGTTCGCTCGGGCTGAGCCACAACGGCAACCTCGTGAACGCCGACGAGGTGGGCGACCGCCTGGCCGAACTCGGCCACGCCTTCACCTCCGACGGCGACACGGAGGTCATCGCCCACGATCTGGCGCGGAACCTCCTCGAAGAGGACCTCGTGCGCGCCGTCAAGCGAACGATGAGCCGGATCCACGGCTCCTATTCGCTGACGATCATGCACGACGACACCGTGCTGGGCGTGCGCGACCCCGAGGGCAATCGCCCGCTCTGTATCGGCGAACTCGAGGACGGCTACGTCCTCGCCTCGGAGTCGGCGGCCATCGACACCCTCGACGGCGAGTTGATCCGGGACGTCCGACCGGGCGAACTCGTCGTCCTCCACGACGACGGGACGGGCTACGACACCTATCAACTCGTACAATCTGAGAACACGGCCCACTGCTTCTTCGAGCACGTCTACTTCGCGCGGCCGGACTCGGTGATCGACGACGAACTCGTCTACGAGGTGCGCCGCGAACTCGGTCGCGCCCTGTGGGAGGAGAGCGGCATCGAGAGCGACGTGGTGATGCCGGTCCCCGACTCCGGGCGCGCGTTCGCCTCCGGATACGCGGAAGCCGCCAACGAGGATCCCGACAGCGAGGGCGTCGAGTTCGCGGAGGGGCTGATGAAGAACCGGTACGTCGGCCGGACGTTCATCATGCCGACGCAGGACGAGCGCGAGCGCGCCGTTCGGATGAAACTCAACCCGATCAAGTCGACGGTCGAGGGCAAGACGGTCACGCTGATCGACGACTCGATCGTCCGCGGGACGACCTCGACGCAACTGGTCGAGTTGATGCGCGACGCCGGGGCCGAGGAGGTCCACGTCCGCATCGGCGCGCCGCCGATCGTCGCCCCGTGTTACATGGGGATCGACATGGCCTCGCGCGACGAGTTGATCGCGGCGGACCAGTCGGTCGCGGACATCCGCGACGAGATCGAGGCCGACTCGCTGTCGTACCTCTCGATCGACTCCATCGCGAGCGCCCTCTCGCGGTCGAAGGCGGACCTCTGTCTCGGCTGTGTCACCGGCGAGTATCCCTACGACATCGACGGCGAGGCGACCGATCGGGAGGTCGATCGGCCAGCAGTCGGGACGACTGCGCACGCGGACGATTAG
- a CDS encoding zinc-dependent metalloprotease, with protein sequence MGLFRSVQAVTGASGTGPVDWTAVAEAAKASTDPGSIALSEKQQDGYAADVREARTRIREVAEIDFDVPDTVEIQNRHHWVDANIDTFQRVMAPLGDQVGVLPGVARVVNTGTMSVALGFLANNVLGQYDPLLLGESDAHALYFVHPNIEAVAHTLDVSEPRFRRWIAFHEVAHAAEFGAAPWLADELEADLEGAVDALSEGSLDRDALRNLDTTMTAVEGYAELVMDRAFDGEYADLREKLDERRQGRGPISMLVRRLLGLGMKRRQYERGKRFFEAVADERGVAGASAVWERPSNLPTDAELDDPQSWLARVR encoded by the coding sequence ATGGGTCTCTTTCGTAGCGTCCAGGCGGTGACCGGCGCGTCGGGTACCGGTCCCGTCGACTGGACGGCAGTCGCCGAGGCGGCCAAAGCGTCGACCGACCCCGGCTCTATCGCCCTCTCCGAGAAACAGCAGGACGGCTACGCGGCCGACGTGCGCGAAGCGCGCACCCGGATCCGCGAGGTCGCCGAGATCGATTTCGACGTCCCCGACACGGTCGAAATCCAGAACCGCCACCACTGGGTCGACGCCAACATCGACACGTTCCAGCGAGTGATGGCGCCGCTGGGCGACCAGGTCGGCGTGCTCCCCGGCGTCGCCCGCGTCGTCAACACCGGAACCATGTCCGTCGCCCTCGGCTTCCTGGCGAACAACGTCCTCGGCCAGTACGACCCCCTCCTGCTGGGCGAGAGCGACGCCCACGCCCTCTACTTCGTCCACCCGAACATCGAGGCGGTCGCGCACACGCTCGACGTGTCCGAACCGCGCTTCCGGCGCTGGATCGCATTCCACGAGGTCGCCCACGCCGCCGAGTTCGGGGCCGCCCCGTGGCTCGCCGACGAACTCGAAGCTGACCTCGAGGGCGCCGTCGACGCGCTCTCGGAGGGGAGCCTCGACCGCGATGCGCTCCGGAACCTCGACACCACCATGACGGCCGTCGAGGGCTACGCGGAACTCGTCATGGACCGGGCCTTCGACGGCGAGTACGCCGACCTCAGGGAGAAACTCGACGAACGCCGGCAGGGTCGTGGCCCGATCTCGATGCTCGTGCGCCGCCTCCTCGGCCTCGGCATGAAGCGCCGGCAGTACGAGCGCGGCAAGCGCTTCTTCGAGGCCGTCGCCGACGAACGCGGCGTCGCCGGCGCCTCAGCAGTCTGGGAGCGCCCCTCGAACCTGCCGACCGACGCGGAACTCGACGATCCGCAGTCCTGGCTCGCGCGGGTTCGGTAA
- a CDS encoding DUF7519 family protein yields the protein MTEFERTDGGTADRTRPANHRHAATDRARQTVDHRPSSLGSVLAVTLAALSTALVATDPLQNRSLAVVLLGVLVLGVGYRGREGALPTVRLGLGLAVVFAGIWLSISADLGRIADAELLPGLYGLTVLGLGLLPIREGWETKLATLGVALVLVTVLFSGITRDAGLVPILAATVAAVAAWDAARHAITLGEQVGRSAVEPIAELAHLGATTGVGVATVALAVTVWRLQITDVPLLALVCLLGAGAALLFVVYE from the coding sequence ATGACGGAGTTCGAGCGGACCGACGGCGGAACCGCGGATCGTACCCGACCGGCGAACCACCGGCACGCCGCGACCGACCGGGCGCGCCAGACCGTCGACCACCGCCCGTCGAGTCTCGGGAGCGTGCTGGCGGTGACGCTCGCGGCCCTCAGCACCGCGCTGGTGGCGACTGACCCTCTGCAGAATCGGTCGCTCGCCGTCGTGCTCCTCGGCGTGTTGGTCCTCGGCGTGGGCTACCGCGGACGAGAGGGTGCGCTCCCGACGGTTCGGCTGGGCCTCGGGCTCGCCGTCGTCTTCGCCGGGATCTGGCTGTCGATCTCGGCGGATCTGGGCCGGATCGCGGACGCCGAACTGCTGCCGGGGCTGTACGGCCTGACCGTCCTGGGGCTCGGCCTGCTCCCGATCCGGGAGGGATGGGAGACCAAACTGGCGACGCTGGGCGTCGCGCTCGTGCTCGTGACGGTCCTGTTCAGCGGGATCACGCGCGACGCGGGGCTGGTCCCGATCCTCGCGGCGACGGTGGCCGCGGTCGCCGCCTGGGACGCCGCGCGCCACGCGATCACGCTCGGCGAGCAGGTCGGCCGGTCGGCCGTGGAGCCGATCGCCGAACTCGCACACCTCGGCGCGACGACCGGCGTCGGCGTCGCGACCGTCGCGCTGGCGGTGACCGTCTGGCGCCTGCAGATCACGGACGTCCCGCTGCTCGCGCTGGTCTGCCTGCTCGGGGCCGGCGCCGCACTGCTGTTCGTCGTCTACGAGTGA
- a CDS encoding carboxylesterase/lipase family protein — protein sequence MDRRRYLRALGGASALGAGSGIGSANTGWWFSGPEVETESGTVEGEDEGDYHAFRGVPYAHQPVGERRFRPPETPAPSWEGTRDATDFGPLAPQPVLATSFLGVDVGKFVGEEDGCLNCNVWAPADADPGEKPVMFWIHGGAFNFGSNRFPGGNLAATGDVVVVAVNYRLNALGFFAHPEITAENPSAPANAGYLDVRAGLEWVQRNVEAFGGDPDNVTIFGESAGGHAVLTLLTDPETEGLFHRAISQSGPITDPLYSLSELEARGAEAAEELGCADGDALACLREQDPESLAEAYGVSGALAVGGDPDPDLPGVAQPGLVFGVDGEVVPEHPATRIANGDFHDVPVIAGGNADEYQFFLEFAGDTVPESATAYDDWLDAAYGRFADRVRDAYPADAYDSLETAYVDLLSDEFFLCSDAAVVDAVRDHGGTAYRYVFDDTPTIPVTLLSEDPGAYHTAELSYVFGQTVTQQGLPTGIMGPGDWKLRDRMQAYWSNFAESGDPNGSSGSDLPAWPAVDEDHTKVRLREKTVAVETGTRAGCAVFRDVYDYLRSIGR from the coding sequence ATGGACCGACGACGGTACTTGCGGGCGCTCGGGGGAGCGTCCGCGCTGGGTGCGGGGAGCGGTATCGGCAGTGCGAACACGGGCTGGTGGTTCTCGGGCCCCGAGGTGGAGACCGAGAGCGGCACGGTCGAGGGCGAGGACGAGGGCGACTACCACGCCTTCCGCGGGGTTCCGTACGCTCACCAGCCGGTCGGGGAGCGCCGGTTCCGGCCGCCGGAGACCCCCGCCCCGTCGTGGGAGGGGACCCGCGACGCGACGGACTTCGGCCCGCTCGCGCCGCAACCGGTGCTGGCGACGAGTTTCCTCGGCGTCGACGTCGGGAAGTTCGTCGGCGAGGAGGACGGCTGTCTCAACTGCAACGTCTGGGCGCCAGCGGACGCCGATCCGGGCGAGAAGCCCGTCATGTTCTGGATCCACGGCGGCGCGTTCAACTTCGGGAGCAACCGGTTCCCGGGCGGGAACCTGGCCGCGACCGGGGACGTGGTCGTCGTCGCCGTCAACTACCGGCTGAACGCGCTGGGCTTTTTCGCCCATCCGGAGATCACGGCCGAGAACCCCTCGGCACCAGCGAACGCGGGCTACCTCGACGTCCGCGCGGGCCTGGAGTGGGTCCAGCGCAACGTCGAAGCCTTCGGCGGCGACCCGGACAACGTGACGATCTTCGGCGAATCGGCCGGCGGCCACGCCGTCCTCACGCTGTTGACCGACCCCGAGACCGAGGGCCTGTTCCACCGCGCGATCAGCCAGAGCGGCCCGATCACGGACCCGCTCTACTCGCTGTCGGAACTGGAAGCTCGGGGCGCCGAAGCGGCCGAGGAACTCGGCTGTGCCGACGGCGACGCGCTCGCCTGCCTCCGCGAGCAGGACCCGGAATCGCTGGCCGAGGCCTACGGCGTGTCCGGCGCGCTCGCTGTCGGCGGCGATCCCGACCCGGACCTCCCGGGTGTCGCGCAGCCGGGCCTGGTCTTCGGCGTGGACGGCGAGGTCGTGCCCGAACACCCGGCGACCCGGATCGCGAACGGCGACTTCCACGACGTGCCGGTGATCGCCGGCGGCAACGCCGACGAGTACCAGTTCTTCCTCGAGTTCGCGGGCGACACCGTGCCGGAGTCCGCCACGGCCTACGACGACTGGCTCGACGCGGCGTACGGCCGGTTCGCGGATCGCGTTCGCGACGCCTACCCGGCGGACGCGTACGACTCCCTGGAGACGGCCTACGTCGACCTGCTGAGCGACGAGTTCTTCCTCTGTTCGGACGCGGCCGTCGTCGACGCCGTCCGCGACCACGGCGGCACCGCCTACCGCTACGTGTTCGACGACACGCCGACGATCCCGGTCACCCTGCTCTCGGAGGATCCCGGCGCCTACCACACCGCCGAACTCTCCTACGTGTTCGGCCAGACCGTCACCCAGCAGGGGCTTCCGACGGGGATCATGGGGCCCGGCGACTGGAAACTCCGCGACCGGATGCAGGCTTACTGGTCGAACTTCGCCGAATCCGGCGATCCCAACGGATCGAGCGGGAGCGATCTCCCCGCCTGGCCGGCCGTCGACGAGGACCACACGAAAGTCCGCCTGCGGGAGAAAACGGTCGCGGTCGAGACGGGAACCCGGGCTGGCTGTGCCGTCTTCCGGGACGTCTACGACTACCTGCGCTCGATCGGTCGCTGA
- a CDS encoding LSM domain-containing protein, translating into MSGRPLDVLEAALGSSVTVQLKGGEVYEGELTGYDQHMNLVVEDGDNTTIIRGDNVVSINP; encoded by the coding sequence ATGAGTGGACGACCGCTGGACGTCCTCGAAGCGGCGCTCGGATCGAGCGTGACGGTGCAACTCAAAGGGGGCGAGGTGTACGAGGGAGAACTGACCGGCTACGATCAGCACATGAACCTGGTCGTCGAGGACGGTGACAACACAACGATTATACGCGGCGATAACGTCGTGTCGATCAACCCATGA
- a CDS encoding 50S ribosomal protein L37e has product MTGAGTPSQGKKNTTTHTKCRRCGEKSYHTKKKVCSSCGFGKSAKRRDYAWQDKAGE; this is encoded by the coding sequence ATGACTGGCGCAGGAACCCCGAGTCAGGGGAAGAAGAACACGACGACACACACGAAGTGCCGTCGGTGTGGCGAGAAGTCGTATCACACGAAAAAGAAAGTCTGTTCGTCCTGTGGTTTCGGCAAGTCCGCCAAGCGTCGTGATTACGCCTGGCAGGACAAGGCCGGCGAGTGA
- a CDS encoding nuclear transport factor 2 family protein: MDAADTIRAYYDALRAGEPLAPFFAAERAGDPQAVKFGISERLVGVESIREGLRDQTERTVDWAVDSRALRVTERERHAWFADDVTMGWTDTERGIRYEFETRWSGTLERRETADTSPGTPESDWRFVGMHVSTAGEI, translated from the coding sequence ATGGACGCCGCCGACACGATCCGGGCGTACTACGACGCACTCCGGGCCGGCGAGCCGCTCGCCCCCTTCTTCGCGGCCGAGCGAGCCGGTGACCCACAAGCCGTCAAGTTCGGCATCTCCGAGCGGCTCGTGGGAGTCGAGTCGATCCGCGAGGGACTGCGCGACCAGACCGAGCGGACGGTCGACTGGGCGGTCGACAGCCGTGCGCTCAGGGTGACCGAACGGGAGCGCCACGCCTGGTTCGCAGACGACGTGACGATGGGCTGGACCGACACCGAGCGCGGGATCCGGTACGAGTTCGAGACCAGGTGGAGCGGGACGCTCGAACGCCGCGAGACCGCCGACACGTCGCCCGGAACGCCGGAGTCGGACTGGCGGTTCGTCGGAATGCACGTCAGCACGGCAGGGGAGATCTGA
- a CDS encoding DUF7344 domain-containing protein, translating into MNDDTFDALAHDRRRQLLLPLLDEPRRESTATAAVSDGGTDRKSLQRRAGLYHVHLPKLAHYGIIEWHEDSDEISRGPNFEQVRPLLELVADRAA; encoded by the coding sequence ATGAACGACGACACCTTCGACGCCCTGGCTCACGATCGCCGCCGACAATTACTGCTCCCCCTACTGGACGAACCACGACGGGAGAGCACCGCTACGGCAGCCGTCAGCGACGGGGGCACTGACCGTAAATCCCTCCAGCGACGGGCGGGGCTGTACCACGTCCACCTCCCGAAACTCGCCCACTACGGGATCATCGAGTGGCACGAAGACAGCGACGAGATCAGCAGAGGCCCGAACTTCGAGCAGGTTCGGCCCCTGCTCGAACTCGTCGCCGATCGCGCCGCCTGA
- a CDS encoding DUF420 domain-containing protein produces MELSARDRVPELTGLLTAVALALVFGAVLGVIPSTALPRAPDWFVAAIPHLNAAVSVLAVVVILAGWRAIRHGNVARHRRAMLAGLALFGTFLALYLYRVTLEGPAGFAGPAAVERFAYLPILGIHMLLAIVCIPLLFYVLLLALTRPVSELSETNHPRVGRVAATLWLVSFTLGTVVYLLLYVLF; encoded by the coding sequence ATGGAGCTCAGCGCGCGCGATCGCGTCCCCGAGTTGACCGGCCTGTTGACCGCCGTGGCGCTCGCGCTCGTCTTCGGTGCGGTCCTGGGCGTGATCCCCAGCACCGCACTGCCTCGCGCGCCCGACTGGTTCGTCGCCGCCATCCCCCACCTCAACGCCGCCGTGAGCGTCCTCGCCGTCGTCGTGATCCTCGCCGGCTGGCGAGCGATCCGACACGGGAACGTCGCCCGCCACCGCCGCGCCATGCTCGCCGGGCTCGCCCTCTTCGGCACCTTCCTGGCCCTCTATCTCTACCGGGTCACCCTGGAAGGCCCCGCCGGCTTCGCTGGCCCCGCGGCCGTCGAGCGGTTCGCGTACCTCCCGATCCTGGGGATCCACATGCTGCTCGCCATCGTCTGCATCCCCCTCCTGTTCTACGTCCTCCTGCTCGCGCTGACCCGTCCAGTCAGCGAGCTCTCGGAGACGAACCACCCGCGGGTCGGCCGCGTCGCCGCGACCCTGTGGCTCGTCTCCTTCACCCTCGGGACCGTCGTCTACCTCCTGCTGTACGTGCTGTTCTGA
- a CDS encoding Lrp/AsnC family transcriptional regulator: MGRDLDDVDRSILYLLQEDARNATAQDIADSVGVSPSTVRNRIDRLEADGIVRGYHPEIDYEAANLPLQLTFVITAPPTEVAHYSDQIRSIQGVIDVREMLTGRRNLHVDVVGTSTKEITRITDTVHDLGVQIESSEMMRRRHVQPFNHFFLQGNEDMDARDDEHASEEST, from the coding sequence ATGGGCCGTGACCTGGACGACGTGGACCGGAGCATCCTGTACCTCCTCCAGGAGGACGCCCGCAACGCTACCGCCCAGGACATCGCGGACTCCGTCGGCGTCTCCCCCAGCACCGTCCGCAACCGCATCGACCGCCTCGAGGCCGACGGCATCGTCCGGGGCTACCACCCCGAGATCGACTACGAGGCGGCCAACCTCCCCCTGCAACTGACCTTCGTTATCACCGCCCCACCGACCGAGGTGGCTCACTACTCGGATCAGATCCGGTCGATACAGGGCGTCATCGACGTCCGCGAGATGCTCACCGGCCGCCGCAACCTCCACGTCGACGTCGTCGGCACCAGTACCAAGGAGATCACGCGGATCACCGACACCGTCCACGACCTCGGCGTCCAGATCGAGAGCTCAGAGATGATGCGCCGCCGACACGTCCAGCCGTTCAACCACTTCTTCCTGCAGGGGAACGAGGATATGGACGCACGCGACGACGAACACGCCAGCGAGGAGTCGACCTGA